The DNA window CAACACGCTTTGTCCAAATCACACTATCGGCTTCTGGATCTAAATCAAATTTAGCTCGAATTAGAGTATCAGCATAAGCAATTACTGCTGGTCCAGATAATGAAGGCTCAGCACACATAATAGCATGACCTGTACCTAAAGGTTGGTCTTGACGATAGATAGAAGGTTTCGCTCCTAAACTAGTCGCTAGATTTTTTAAACTCTCCACAACATCGTCTCCAAACCAAGCTGGATCTCCTAAAACAAAGGCAATTTCTTCAATAGGTTGCTTTAAAACTTTCACAATATCTTTTACTAATCTGTGAACAATGGGTTGTCCAGCAACTGGAATTAATGGTTTTGGTACTGTTAAACTATGTGGTCTAAGACGAGAACCTCGTCCTGCCATTGGTACTATTATTTTCATGCTTAAAAAGTTGATTTGTATATTTATTGAGATTTCTCACATTCGTTAGAAATAACATTATTGATTATTTTATTATACCTACAAGGTTTTAAAAACCTTGCAGAGTTTACTAGGAAACGCCTGTGCTACCAAAACCGCCTTCACCTCTATCAGTTTCAGATAATTCTTGAACAGAAATCCATTCTGCACGTTCGTGTTTTGCAATCACTAGTTGTGCGATACGTTCGCCATTATTGATTACAAAATCTTCACTAGATAAATTTACTAAAATCACTCCTATTTCACCTCTATAATCAGCATCGATTGTTCCTGGAGCATTGAGTACAGTGATTCCTTTTTTTGCTGCTAATCCACTACGTGGCCTAACTTGAGCTTCAATACCAACTGGCAATTCTATAAAAAGTCCTGTGCCAACGATGCTTCTTTCTAAAGGTTTTAATGTTCTAGACTCTGAAAGACTCGCTCTTAAATCCATTCCTGCTGAAGCAATGGTTTCGTAGTGCGGTAAATCGTGATTGGATTTGTTAATTATCTTTATATTCATAGCTAAAGACCTCTCGACTGCGCTCGAGGTGACATTTAATTATTGTTTAATTTTTTTCTAGTTAAAAACTTTAATTCTTTTCGTTCTAAAAAAGCAACTAAAGTGACAAAGAGTAACAAAAATACAGTTCCTAATAACATATTTCTATCTAAATGATAATAAGTTATGAAACTTAATGCAGTGCTTATCAGAAGGTAAATTGCGATTCTACTTACATCATAAGGTACAGGATAATATTTTCGACCTAATACATAAGACATAAACATCATCAAACTATATGCAATAAGTGTTGCATAAGCACAAGCCATAAAACCAATTTTAGGAATAAATATGAGGTTAAAGCCAATGGTAATTGCGGCACCAATAATTGAAATGTACATTCCGAAACGTGTACGATCTGTTAGTTTATACCAAATAGAAAGATTATGATAAATCCCTAAACAGAGATTCGCTAATAATACAATTGGAACAATATCTAGAGCTAATAAGTAACTTTCATTTTTAATAAGAACAGGTTGCAATAAATCGATGTAGATCACAACAATCATTAAACCTAAAGCACCAACAATGGTGAAATATTTTAAAATAGTCGCGTAAGTTTGTGTCGCATTTTCTTTATCGGAATGGTTGAAAAAAAACGGTTCTGCTCCCATTCTGAAAGCTTGAATAAATAAGGTCATAAAAACCGCTAATTTGTAACATGCACTATAGGCGCCATTAACAAACTCACCTTCAATTTCTGGCAACAACCATTTATCAAAATTTTCATTAATCACAAAAGCTAAACCTGCAACCATGATTGGCCAGCCATAATTTAAGAGTTGTTTTAAAACTTTAGGTTCAAAATTTAGTTTCGTTTTAAAGAAATATGGCAATACTAATATTAAAACAACAGCACTTGCAATGAGGTTTGCGATAAATATATATTCTACATTATTTTCAACAGTAAACAACGATTTTAACCCTTCTGAACCATAC is part of the Psychroserpens ponticola genome and encodes:
- the dut gene encoding dUTP diphosphatase, producing MNIKIINKSNHDLPHYETIASAGMDLRASLSESRTLKPLERSIVGTGLFIELPVGIEAQVRPRSGLAAKKGITVLNAPGTIDADYRGEIGVILVNLSSEDFVINNGERIAQLVIAKHERAEWISVQELSETDRGEGGFGSTGVS
- a CDS encoding oligosaccharide flippase family protein; this encodes MSVLKTFLKDTVIYGLAIVVPKLINVLLLRLYTDVLPNEGYSETTEFYVVAAFFNVILTYGMETSFFRFFSKNKDKDSVLSTAMITIVVSTFLFGILLFLFRVPISEALRINTDFYSILVGITLLDTLIVIPFAYLRVTGRPIKFASIKLINVLIIVLLNVLLLSSTYGSEGLKSLFTVENNVEYIFIANLIASAVVLILVLPYFFKTKLNFEPKVLKQLLNYGWPIMVAGLAFVINENFDKWLLPEIEGEFVNGAYSACYKLAVFMTLFIQAFRMGAEPFFFNHSDKENATQTYATILKYFTIVGALGLMIVVIYIDLLQPVLIKNESYLLALDIVPIVLLANLCLGIYHNLSIWYKLTDRTRFGMYISIIGAAITIGFNLIFIPKIGFMACAYATLIAYSLMMFMSYVLGRKYYPVPYDVSRIAIYLLISTALSFITYYHLDRNMLLGTVFLLLFVTLVAFLERKELKFLTRKKLNNN